Proteins co-encoded in one Lasioglossum baleicum chromosome 3, iyLasBale1, whole genome shotgun sequence genomic window:
- the LOC143221911 gene encoding uncharacterized protein LOC143221911: MSTPQKLLILALVATSLAAETKESKPVTDTKEKSKRGLELSLGGGDFGGFHGSYGGGGGHGLSLGGGLGGGHGLSLGGGLGGGHGLSLGGGGGGHGLSLGGGGGGLSLGGGLGGGLGGGGGGGGGGEGGRITGITIHQEKQIRVPQPYPVEKNIPVPYPVPVKIPVERPIPVHVPKPYPVPVEKTIPVPVEKPVPVPYSVPVKVPVSVPYPVSVPVKVPVHIEKEVPYPVKVPVVVKESYPVYISSGHGGGGGGGGLGGGYGGGYGGGFGGGHELSLSLHH; this comes from the exons ATGAGCACTCCGCAG AAACTTTTAATACTCGCCCTGGTGGCGACAAGCCTTGCCGCGGAGACGAAGGAATCTAAGCCAGTCACGGATACAAAAGAGAAGAGCAAACGAGGCTTAGAGTTGAGTTTAGGAGGCGGCGATTTCGGAGGTTTTCATGGGAGCTACGGTGGCGGCGGTGGACATGGTCTGAGCCTTGGAGGAGGACTCGGCGGTGGACATGGTCTGAGCCTTGGAGGAGGACTCGGCGGTGGACATGGTCTTAGCCTTGGAGGCGGCGGCGGAGGACATGGTCTTAGCCTTGGAGGCGGCGGCGGAGGATTGAGTCTTGGAGGAGGACTCGGCGGAGGACTTGGTGGAGGAGGCGGTGGAGGAGGCGGTGGAGAAGGTGGCAGGATAACTGGCATCACGATCCATCAGGAGAAGCAAATTCGAGTCCCGCAGCCGTACCCAGTCGAGAAGAACATACCCGTACCCTACCCGGTCCCGGTCAAGATCCCCGTGGAGCGTCCAATACCGGTGCACGTACCCAAACCTTATCCAGTTCCAGTAGAGAAAACAATCCCCGTGCCAGTGGAGAAACCGGTCCCAGTGCCGTACAGTGTGCCCGTCAAAGTGCCTGTGTCGGTCCCATACCCAGTTAGCGTGCCAGTAAAGGTACCCGTCCACATCGAGAAGGAGGTTCCTTACCCAGTCAAGGTCCCTGTCGTAGTCAAGGAGTCCTACCCTGTTTATATTAGCAGTGGCcatggcggcggcggcggcggtggtggtCTTGGAGGTGGTTACGGAGGCGGATATGGTGGTGGATTCGGCGGTGGACACGAGCTGTCCTTGAGCCTGCACCACTGA
- the LOC143221912 gene encoding uncharacterized protein LOC143221912 — MNSTEKLKILLVCGLVLSVAAEEVKKTESKAQPNESKPKRGLELSLGDHGFGGGFGGGYGGGFGGGLGGGLGGGLGSHESISAEHIKAVTVTKTVHVPEPYPVEVEKHVPYPVKVPIKVPIDRPYPVHVPQPYPVTVEKHVPYPVEKPVPYPVKVPVKVPVKVPYPVKVPVKVPISVAKPVPYPVKVPVVVKEPVPILLKEHGHGGFGGGGFGGGSFGGGFGGHELGGYEHF; from the exons ATGAACAGCACAGAGAAGCTGAAA atCTTGCTCGTCTGCGGCCTGGTGCTGTCGGTTGCGGCAGAGGAGGTGAAAAAGACAGAGTCGAAGGCGCAGCCAAATGAGTCGAAACCTAAACGCGGTTTGGAGCTGAGCCTCGGGGACCACGGTTTCGGAGGCGGTTTTGGAGGCGGTTACGGAGGAGGTTTCGGAGGAGGTTTGGGCGGCGGTTTGGGCGGCGGTTTAGGCAGCCATGAGAGCATATCGGCGGAGCACATCAAGGCAGTCACGGTCACGAAGACCGTCCACGTGCCGGAGCCGTATCCAGTCGAGGTCGAGAAGCACGTGCCCTATCCCGTCAAAGTTCCGATCAAAGTACCGATCGACAGACCGTACCCTGTCCATGTGCCACAACCCTACCCGGTCACCGTCGAGAAGCACGTCCCCTATCCGGTCGAGAAGCCAGTACCTTACCCCGTGAAGGTCCCTGTCAAGGTACCGGTAAAGGTGCCGTACCCGGTCAAGGTACCTGTCAAGGTGCCGATCTCAGTGGCGAAGCCAGTGCCCTACCCCGTTAAAGTGCCCGTGGTCGTGAAGGAGCCTGTGCCGATTCTGTTGAAGGAGCACGGCCACGGAGGGTTCGGTGGAGGTGGTTTCGGTGGCGGCAGTTTTGGAGGCGGATTCGGCGGACATGAACTCGGCGGTTACGAGCACTTTTGA
- the LOC143221910 gene encoding uncharacterized protein LOC143221910, whose protein sequence is MSKVRKSAQSFKNDETSSGSSSSLSSDEEVDMQDLKSIKEYLSDRRELARQLFKSVKAEKIQLMLPQILKKMDLCQLEEWCANELGGMSKARILCILNGKTMTDSSDTTESDDSGPSLEIISDTEEWFTDEDLLKKEEGSQAVKGKVNKDRVKQKGKHLTQKKGDNKFNNKRTPDNVPKNVQIKKEEDMDKRKEKEGDSLLDLLELEMRARAIRALIRKEEDIVPSAAPTVEDNNAANARNKSEKDEQKEKESCRRQLERIIGAQQSSNVEDEDVVLVVQPTTTIELLSSESEGETHGGVRINKKLQNERVMEAKENVDLKNKETNTAQNSLDSYNSKENKVTDNASETHKNEGSKRLHSDNLTDSDAKINTKRKKVKKRSHTKEQQKNTSSKSSTHKVKSHSESQHKKSTKNDASNNENVKSNESEVSNSNKPKVHDKLVLKKEDQTGNTEATNRLNLDEEKSSDLDEIIDLDNYCDIDDIENSENDKNKKKQIKKTEQNKSETETLPAQKSNGAETWASRYYQTDDVQNVIKDSKIQSEIRKRLRERQRLSKLTGSPSKNSPSSSPVIETVNKNTLEGHPLGSVDEYLALKQTATVSLNSGGSSSDSNIASDNVVSSNNCTDMRTADETDHTSGLYSNEQKRDQARTSNTKNEGIVNTVVNTNPG, encoded by the exons ATGTCGAAAGTAAGAAAAAGTGCACAAAGTTTTAAG aaTGACGAAACTTCATCTGGTTCATCTTCCTCCCTATCATCGGATGAGGAAGTAGACATGCAAGATTTGAAATCAATTAAAGAGTATTTATCAGACCGTAGAGAACTAGCTCGTCAACTTTTCAAGTCTGTGAAAGCagaaaaaatacaattgatGTTACCTCAAATATTAAAG AAAATGGATTTATGTCAATTGGAAGAGTGGTGTGCAAATGAGTTAGGTGGTATGTCTAAAGCTCGTATATTATGTATTTTAAATGGGAAGACTATGACAGATTCTTCAGATACAACTGAATCTGATGATTCAg GACCTTCTTTAGAAATTATCTCAGACACTGAGGAGTGGTTTACCGACGAGGATCTACTTAAAAAGGAAGAAGGTTCTCAGGCTGTTAAAGGAAAAGTGAACAAAGATCGAGTTAAACAAAAGGGGAAACATTTGACTCAAAAGAAAGGtgacaataaatttaacaataagaGAACTCCTGATAATGTTCCCAAAAACGTTCAAATAAAGAAAGAGGAAGATATGGATAAACGTAAAGAAAAAGAAGGTGATAGTCTATTAGACTTGTTAGAATTAGAAATGCGAGCAAGAGCAATAAGAGCTTTAATAAGGAAAGAGGAAGATATTGTGCCAAGTGCTGCACCAACTGTTGAAGATAATAATGCTGCGAATGCTAGAAATAAAAGTGAGAAGGATgaacagaaagaaaaagaaagttgTAGGAGACAGTTGGAAAGAATTATTGGTGCTCAACAGAGCAGTAATGTTGAAGACGAAGATGTAGTATTAGTCGTCCAACCAACTACCACCATTGAGTTATTATCGAGTGAGAGTGAAGGAGAAACTCATGGCggagtacgtataaataaaaaattgcagaACGAACGTGTTATGGAAGCCAAAGAAAATGTTGATCTCAAAAATAAGGAAACAAATACTGCACAAAATTCGTTGGATTCATataattcaaaagaaaataaagttaCAGATAATGCATCCGAAACACATAAAAATGAAGGTTCCAAACGGCTTCATAGTGATAATTTAACTGATAGCGatgcaaaaattaatacaaaaaggaaaaaagtaAAGAAAAGATCACATACGAAAGAACAGCAAAAGAATACAAGCTCTAAATCAAGCACACATAAAGTCAAATCGCATAGTGAAAGTCAACACAAAAAGAGTACGAAGAATGATGCGTCTAATAATGAAAATGTTAAATCAAATGAAAGTGAAGTCAGCAATAGTAATAAGCCAAAGGTCCATGATAAGTTAGTATTGAAAAAGGAAGATCAAACAGGAAATACAGAGGCAACAAATAGACTAAACTTGGATGAAGAAAAATCCAGCGATTtggatgaaataattgatttagACAATTACTGCGACATTGACGATATAGAGAACAGTGAGAACGacaaaaataagaagaagcaaaTTAAGAAAACTGAACAAAATAAGTCTGAAACAGAAACGCTCCCTGCACAAAAGTCAAATGGAGCTGAAACGTGGGCAAGTCGATACTATCAAACGGATGATGTTCAGAATGTGATCAAAGACTCGAAAATACAGTCAGAAATACGTAAACGGTTAAGAGAACGACAAAGGTTGTCTAAACTAACTGGCTCCCCAAGTAAAAATTCACCATCCTCATCGCCAGTGATAGAAACTGTAAATAAGAACACTTTAGAGGGACATCCGCTGGGTTCTGTGGATGAATATCTAGCTTTAAAACAAACTGCCACTGTGAGTCTTAATAGCGGTGGTAGTAGTAGTGATTCTAATATAGCTAGTGATAATGTTGTGTCTAGCAACAACTGTACTGATATGAGAACAGCTGATGAAACTGATCACACGTCAGGCCTCTATTCTAATGAACAAAAACGTGATCAAGCAAGAACTTCGAATACAAAGAATGAAGGGATCGTTAATACAGTTGTAAATACAAATCCCGGTTAA